One segment of Nostoc piscinale CENA21 DNA contains the following:
- a CDS encoding non-ribosomal peptide synthetase — translation MSLVEFLQDLSFKGVKLGHEGEKLRIGGSKSLLTPDIVAQLQQHKTEILGLLRDRPDILNTYPLSYGQQALWFLWQLAPESPAYNMAFTCRICSQVNVTTLQKTFQLLIDRHPQLRTTFYKQGNQVVQQIHPSQLPDFQQINVSSWSEQELEQRVIREYKQPFDLENGPVIRVRLFTSSPQEHILLMSIHHIAFDGWSMASLLEELITSYPALESGNQPSLTPLKHSYIDFIRWQKELLNTAQGEKLWNYWQQQLAGELPVLNLPTDRPRPPIQTYNGASHHFSLSPDLSEKLKKLAQKEGVTLYILLLASYQVLLYRYTGQEDILVGVPTSGRTQTEFASIVGYFVGLVVTKANLSENPSFRDFLVQIRHTLSQALAHQDFPFALLVERLQPQRDSSRSPIFQTVFNFILQNLGQFEHAQKLLLKGGVDKEGFILEPFEIPQMQGQFDLNLTLSEGSSSLTGILQYNADLFDASTITRMVGHFVTLLEGIVANPQQPISQLPLLTQSEQQQLLVEWNNTQADYSQDKCIHQLFEAQVEHTPDAVAVVYENQQLTYQELNTRANQLAHYLRSLGVKSDTLVGLCVERSLLTIVGILGILKAGGAYVPLDSEYPQDRLSFMLEDAQVSVLLTQQGLLNKLPEHSAKLVCIDSDRSTIAQHSNKNPENTATPDNLAYVIYTSGSTGKPKGVLVNHANVTRLFAATDAWYNFNSDDVWTMFHSYAFDFSVWEIWGALLYGGRLVVVPYLVTRSPESFYNLLCQEKVTVLNQTPSAFRQLIQAESAIATAAPSLNLRLVIFGGEALELKSLQPWFERHGDTSPQLVNMYGITETTVHVTYRPLSKADLQSTASVIGHPIPDLQVYVLDEYLQPVPIGVTGEMYVGGEGVARGYLNRSELTQQRFISHPFSNNPQARLYKTGDLARYLANGELEYLGRIDNQVKIRGFRIELGEIEALLASHPGIWESVVIVREDEPGDKRLVAYVVPQTEQSPTVPELRQFIKAELPEYMIPSAFVLLESLPLTSNGKIDRRALPKPELDSTLLEKYVAPRTPTEEILAQIWAQVLKVERVGIHDNFFELGGHSLLATQLLSRIRTNFKVELALRELFAASTVAQLAQSIGQLQQQGLELTYPPILRRTMDTKLPLSYAQQRLWFLDQFEPNSPFYNIPMALRLVGNLNQAALKQSLQEIIARHEALRTNFITVDGKPSQVIQTEIIWTVSVVDLRHLSTTEQEITSQQLVQQQITQPFDLAKESLIRATLVVLNETEQVLLVCMHHVVSDGWSMGVFVSELVALYNAYSQGQQSTLAPLSIQYADFAIWQRQWMQGEVLQRQLNYWQQQLKDAPALLSLPTDRPRPPVQTYNGTHQEFALSVELTNQLTKLSQEQGVTLFMTLLAAFDTLLYRYTGQEDILVGSPIANRDRSEIEGLIGFFVNTLVMRTNLTGNPSFSELLGRVREIAMEAYTHQDLPFEMLVEALQPERNLSYTPLFQVMFVLQNAPTSELELTGLTVNRLPIRGTTSRFDLTLSMEYTPTGLAGWWEYNTDLFDASTIDHMTSHFVTLLEGITANPKQRISQMPLLTAGEQQQLLVEWNDTFVDYPLHKSIHQLFEEQVELTPDAVAVEFGNQQLTYKQLNYRANSLAHYLRSLGVKPDTLVGLCVERSLEMVIGLLGILKAGGAYVPLDPEYPSDRLSFILDDTQVKVLLTQQRLIDRLPPNQAKLVYLDTDAEDISLCCTENIISGVQPNNLVYIIYTSGSTGQPKGIAMSQLALCNHILWHRDNLKIARDAKTLQFASVSFDVSFQEIFTTWCSGGTLFLITEELRRDALGLLGFLQEKQIQRMFLPVVGLQQLAEVALGNDIVNTGLREIITSGEQLQITPAISGWLSKLTDITLHNQYGPSESHLATSYTLPDFIDTWPLLPSIGRPISNTQIYILDKYLQPVPVGVQGEVYIAGALLAQGYFNRPELTQEKFIPNPFEKAGGRRQEAGGSRLYKTGDLARYLPDGKLESLGRIDNQVKIRGFRIELGEVEAVLGQLSDIQASCAVVREDTPGDKRLIAYIVPQPEQTISISEVRNFLKEKLPEYMVPSAIVILETLPLSPNRKLDRRALPAPDLHNQLSDRYVAPRNPIEEIVSVIWAQVLKVEPVGIHDNFFELGGHSLLATQLVSRVRSSLNIELPLRSVFAAPTVAELSQHIQQLQQQDLTTSAILPRTKDAELPLSYAQQRLWFLDKLNPNSPFYNLLVALRLVGTFNQTALEHSLQEIIYRHEALRTNFITVDGQPSQVIREQGLVSVSIVDLQHLPTSEKEIALQQLAQQQGQQPFNLVDESLIRTTLVRLSEREYALLVFIHHIVFDGWSMGVFVQELMALYNAYSQGQPSPLTPLPIQYADFAIWQRQWLQADVLQKQLNYWQEQLKDAPALLSLPTDRPRPPVQTFVGAYQKFLISDGLTDGLTKLSQEQGCTLFMTLLAAFDTLLYRYSGQEDILVGSPIANRDRSEIEGLIGFFVNTLVMRTNLANNPSFLQLLNHVREVALGAYSHQNLPFEMLVEALQPERNLSHTPLFQVVFNLQNSPVQELELAGLTVSSLPVESTTTKVDLALSMENTTQGLLGVWEYNTDLFDASTIERMTGHFVTLLEAIVTNPQERISQLPLLTAVEQQQLLVDWNNTWLDYPENKCIHQLFEEQVERTPDAVAVVFENQQLTYQQLNCRANSLAHYLRSFGVKPDTLIGICVERSLDMVVGLLGILKAGGAYLPLDPEYPPERLSFMLKDAQVSLLLTQQRLVDKLPPNQAKVVCLDAVWSQIAQNNQDNPDSGVRAFHLANVIYTSGSTGRPKGVMVEHKGLCNLAQAQIQTFGLTWDSRVLQFASFSFDASIWEIVMAFGSGGTLYLGTKDSLLPGKPLIERLRDYAITHVTLPPSALAVMPVDELPALQTIIVAGEACPAELIKQWSVGRNFFNAYGPTEATVCATIAKCTPEDEKISIGKAIANTQVYILDQNLQPVPVGVPGELHIGGVGLARGYLNRPELTQEKFIPNPFERGRGQGAGSRGTHQHSALGTQHSALLYKTGDLARYLPDGNIEYLGRIDNQVKIRGFRIELAEIENLLGQHGDVQNCCVIAHEGTPGNKRLIAYVAPQKDVTLTTEELRQFLANQLPGYMVPAAFVILEFLPLTPNGKVDRRALPNPDLHQESLDYVMPNTEVERIIAGIWQKALALENVGIYNNFFEFGGHSLLLVKINQQLQKELGFELSIVDMFNYPTIHSLSQYLASKTQKEKTIKENNYRTQAQSEIKAIRKQQLQSRQQYRSQKKGGR, via the coding sequence ATGAGCTTGGTTGAATTTTTACAAGACCTTTCTTTTAAAGGGGTTAAGTTAGGGCATGAAGGAGAAAAATTGCGTATTGGTGGTTCTAAGTCGCTGTTAACTCCTGATATAGTTGCTCAACTACAGCAGCACAAAACTGAGATTTTAGGGTTACTACGCGATCGCCCAGATATTTTAAATACTTATCCTCTTTCCTACGGTCAACAAGCTCTGTGGTTTTTATGGCAATTAGCACCTGAAAGTCCAGCTTACAATATGGCGTTTACTTGTCGTATCTGTTCGCAGGTAAATGTCACGACTTTGCAAAAAACCTTTCAACTCCTGATTGACCGCCATCCCCAGTTGCGTACCACCTTTTATAAGCAAGGGAATCAAGTTGTTCAACAGATTCATCCAAGTCAGCTACCAGATTTTCAACAAATAAATGTCTCCAGTTGGAGCGAGCAGGAACTTGAGCAAAGAGTTATTCGGGAATATAAGCAACCCTTCGACCTCGAAAATGGGCCAGTAATCCGGGTACGTTTATTCACTTCTTCACCACAGGAACACATCCTGTTGATGTCGATACACCATATTGCTTTTGATGGTTGGTCGATGGCATCACTGCTGGAAGAATTAATCACAAGCTATCCTGCACTAGAGTCAGGGAATCAGCCATCTCTAACTCCTCTTAAGCACTCTTACATTGATTTCATTCGTTGGCAAAAAGAATTATTAAACACTGCCCAAGGAGAAAAGCTCTGGAACTACTGGCAGCAACAACTAGCAGGGGAATTACCTGTACTTAATCTGCCAACAGACCGGCCACGACCACCCATCCAAACCTATAACGGTGCTTCCCATCACTTTAGCCTCTCCCCAGACCTTAGCGAAAAACTCAAAAAATTAGCTCAAAAAGAAGGCGTTACCCTATATATCCTGCTTCTAGCGTCATATCAGGTTCTCCTGTATCGTTATACAGGGCAAGAGGATATTCTAGTTGGTGTTCCTACTTCGGGTAGAACTCAGACAGAATTTGCGTCAATTGTCGGCTACTTTGTCGGTCTAGTTGTTACAAAGGCAAATCTTTCAGAAAATCCCAGTTTTAGGGACTTTCTGGTTCAAATTCGTCACACACTATCACAAGCACTGGCACATCAAGATTTTCCCTTTGCTTTACTGGTAGAACGATTGCAGCCACAGCGCGATTCCAGTCGCTCTCCAATTTTTCAAACTGTATTCAACTTTATTCTCCAAAATTTGGGGCAGTTTGAGCATGCACAAAAACTTTTGTTAAAAGGTGGAGTAGATAAAGAAGGATTTATCCTCGAACCTTTTGAAATTCCTCAGATGCAGGGTCAGTTCGATCTAAATTTGACACTTTCAGAAGGAAGTTCTTCTTTAACTGGGATTTTGCAGTACAACGCTGACCTTTTTGATGCCAGCACAATTACCCGAATGGTAGGGCATTTTGTAACGTTACTTGAAGGGATTGTGGCAAATCCACAACAGCCAATTTCCCAATTGCCTCTATTGACACAATCTGAGCAACAGCAGTTATTAGTAGAGTGGAACAACACTCAAGCAGATTATTCTCAGGATAAGTGTATCCATCAGCTGTTTGAGGCGCAGGTAGAGCATACACCCGATGCTGTGGCAGTTGTGTATGAAAATCAACAACTGACTTACCAAGAGTTAAATACTCGCGCTAACCAGTTAGCGCATTACTTACGCTCATTGGGTGTAAAATCAGATACTTTAGTTGGGTTGTGTGTAGAGCGATCGCTCTTAACAATCGTGGGGATACTGGGCATTCTCAAAGCGGGTGGTGCTTACGTGCCACTTGACAGTGAGTATCCCCAAGACCGCTTGAGCTTTATGTTAGAAGATGCTCAAGTTTCTGTGCTACTTACCCAACAAGGATTACTCAACAAACTGCCAGAACATAGCGCAAAGCTTGTTTGCATAGACAGCGATCGCTCGACAATAGCGCAACATAGCAATAAAAACCCAGAAAATACCGCAACACCGGATAATTTAGCTTATGTTATCTACACTTCTGGTTCCACAGGTAAACCCAAAGGCGTTTTAGTCAATCACGCTAATGTAACTCGTCTATTTGCAGCTACAGACGCTTGGTATAACTTCAATTCTGATGATGTGTGGACAATGTTCCACTCTTATGCTTTCGATTTCTCTGTGTGGGAAATTTGGGGTGCATTGCTGTATGGTGGACGGCTGGTAGTAGTGCCGTATTTAGTGACGCGATCGCCCGAATCTTTCTACAATTTATTGTGTCAAGAAAAAGTCACAGTTCTCAATCAAACACCATCAGCATTCCGCCAGTTAATTCAAGCCGAAAGTGCGATCGCCACTGCTGCCCCTTCATTGAACTTACGTTTAGTAATTTTCGGTGGAGAAGCCTTAGAACTCAAGAGTTTACAACCTTGGTTTGAGCGACATGGCGACACCTCACCTCAATTAGTGAATATGTACGGGATTACAGAAACCACCGTACACGTTACCTATCGCCCATTGAGCAAAGCCGATTTGCAAAGTACGGCAAGTGTAATAGGTCACCCAATACCCGACTTACAAGTATATGTACTAGATGAATATTTACAGCCAGTACCCATAGGCGTTACGGGTGAAATGTATGTTGGTGGAGAAGGGGTAGCACGTGGTTATTTGAATCGTTCCGAATTGACACAACAACGGTTTATTTCTCATCCTTTTAGCAATAACCCTCAAGCACGACTATACAAAACAGGTGACTTGGCTCGGTATTTAGCCAATGGCGAGTTAGAGTATTTAGGACGCATCGATAATCAAGTAAAAATTCGCGGTTTCCGGATTGAGTTGGGCGAAATTGAGGCATTACTGGCTTCTCACCCAGGCATTTGGGAAAGCGTGGTCATAGTCCGAGAAGATGAACCGGGCGACAAACGTTTAGTAGCTTACGTAGTGCCGCAGACCGAACAATCTCCTACAGTCCCAGAACTGCGTCAGTTTATTAAGGCAGAACTGCCAGAGTACATGATTCCCAGTGCTTTTGTGTTGCTGGAATCCTTACCTCTCACCTCTAACGGCAAAATAGACCGCCGCGCTCTACCAAAACCAGAGTTAGACAGCACGCTGTTAGAAAAATATGTTGCACCACGTACTCCAACTGAAGAAATACTGGCACAAATTTGGGCGCAAGTGCTGAAAGTAGAGCGTGTAGGCATTCATGATAATTTCTTTGAACTTGGAGGACACTCTCTACTAGCAACCCAACTGCTTTCACGTATTCGTACCAACTTTAAAGTAGAACTAGCATTACGTGAGTTATTTGCCGCATCGACAGTAGCCCAATTAGCACAATCAATTGGGCAGTTACAACAACAAGGTTTAGAACTAACTTACCCGCCCATTTTAAGGCGGACAATGGATACAAAATTGCCACTGTCTTATGCACAACAGCGTTTGTGGTTTTTAGACCAATTTGAACCGAATAGCCCCTTTTACAACATTCCTATGGCTTTGCGGCTAGTGGGAAATTTGAATCAAGCAGCCCTAAAACAAAGCTTACAAGAAATAATTGCTCGCCACGAAGCATTACGTACTAACTTTATTACAGTTGATGGCAAACCTTCTCAAGTTATTCAAACAGAAATTATTTGGACAGTTTCAGTTGTTGATTTGCGGCATTTATCGACAACAGAACAAGAAATTACTAGCCAACAATTGGTGCAACAACAAATTACTCAACCTTTCGATTTAGCCAAAGAATCGTTAATTAGAGCGACATTAGTAGTGCTGAATGAGACAGAACAGGTTTTGTTAGTGTGTATGCACCATGTTGTCTCTGATGGTTGGTCAATGGGTGTGTTTGTCTCGGAATTAGTAGCACTATATAACGCCTATTCTCAAGGTCAGCAGTCAACCTTAGCACCATTGTCAATTCAGTATGCAGATTTCGCTATTTGGCAGAGACAGTGGATGCAAGGGGAAGTATTACAAAGGCAATTAAATTACTGGCAACAACAACTAAAAGATGCACCAGCTTTATTGTCGCTCCCCACAGACCGACCCAGACCACCTGTGCAGACTTACAACGGCACACATCAAGAATTTGCACTGTCTGTTGAACTAACTAATCAGCTGACAAAACTCAGCCAAGAACAAGGGGTAACTTTGTTCATGACGCTGTTGGCTGCCTTTGATACCCTGCTTTATCGCTATACAGGGCAGGAAGACATACTGGTGGGTTCGCCCATTGCTAACCGCGATCGCTCAGAGATAGAAGGGTTAATTGGCTTTTTTGTCAATACCTTAGTCATGCGTACCAACTTAACAGGTAATCCCAGTTTTAGTGAATTACTTGGTCGTGTCCGAGAAATAGCAATGGAGGCATACACTCATCAAGACTTACCGTTTGAAATGTTGGTGGAAGCATTGCAGCCAGAACGCAATCTCAGTTATACACCACTGTTTCAGGTAATGTTTGTTCTCCAGAATGCGCCCACATCTGAATTAGAACTAACTGGGTTGACCGTAAATCGATTGCCAATCAGAGGCACAACTTCCAGGTTTGATTTAACTTTATCGATGGAATACACTCCTACTGGATTAGCAGGGTGGTGGGAGTACAACACAGACTTGTTTGATGCTAGTACCATCGATCACATGACAAGTCATTTTGTCACATTACTGGAAGGTATTACTGCTAATCCAAAACAACGCATTTCTCAAATGCCACTGCTAACAGCAGGTGAGCAACAGCAGTTATTAGTGGAGTGGAACGATACTTTTGTAGATTATCCACTACATAAGTCCATCCATCAGTTATTTGAAGAGCAAGTGGAACTGACACCCGATGCAGTAGCGGTGGAGTTTGGAAATCAACAACTTACTTACAAGCAATTAAACTACCGCGCTAACTCTTTGGCACACTACTTACGCTCATTAGGCGTAAAACCAGATACCTTAGTTGGTCTATGTGTCGAACGTTCTTTAGAAATGGTCATCGGACTGCTGGGGATTCTCAAAGCTGGTGGAGCATATGTACCACTTGATCCAGAATATCCGAGCGATCGCTTGAGCTTTATTTTAGATGATACTCAAGTTAAAGTTTTACTGACTCAACAGCGACTTATTGACAGACTGCCCCCAAATCAGGCAAAACTTGTTTATTTAGATACTGACGCTGAAGATATTTCTCTGTGCTGCACAGAGAACATAATTTCTGGCGTACAACCCAATAACTTAGTCTATATAATTTACACTTCCGGTTCCACAGGACAACCTAAGGGTATAGCCATGAGTCAGCTTGCCCTTTGCAATCATATCTTGTGGCATCGGGACAATCTCAAAATTGCTCGTGACGCAAAAACCCTGCAATTTGCTTCGGTTAGCTTTGATGTCTCCTTCCAGGAAATCTTCACTACCTGGTGTTCTGGCGGTACATTGTTTTTAATTACAGAAGAATTACGCCGTGATGCTTTAGGACTGTTAGGTTTTCTGCAAGAGAAACAAATTCAGAGAATGTTTCTCCCTGTTGTTGGCTTACAGCAACTAGCAGAAGTTGCCTTGGGGAATGACATAGTTAATACTGGTTTGCGGGAAATTATTACTTCTGGAGAACAGTTGCAAATTACGCCAGCGATATCTGGCTGGTTGAGTAAACTAACTGATATTACTCTACACAATCAGTATGGGCCATCAGAAAGCCATTTAGCCACCAGTTATACCCTACCTGACTTCATAGACACTTGGCCGCTACTACCTTCCATTGGGCGACCTATTTCTAACACCCAAATCTACATCCTCGATAAATATCTACAGCCTGTACCTGTGGGTGTTCAAGGAGAAGTGTACATTGCAGGTGCGCTTTTAGCCCAAGGTTACTTTAACCGTCCTGAGTTAACACAAGAGAAATTTATTCCAAATCCTTTTGAGAAGGCAGGAGGCAGGAGGCAGGAGGCAGGAGGGAGTAGATTATATAAAACGGGGGATTTAGCGCGTTATTTACCTGACGGGAAGCTTGAATCTTTAGGACGTATTGATAATCAAGTCAAAATTCGGGGTTTCCGCATTGAGTTGGGCGAAGTTGAAGCGGTACTGGGTCAACTAAGTGATATACAAGCGTCTTGTGCGGTTGTCCGTGAGGATACACCGGGCGATAAACGCCTAATCGCTTATATTGTGCCGCAACCAGAGCAGACAATCTCTATTAGCGAAGTACGTAACTTCCTTAAGGAAAAGTTACCAGAGTATATGGTTCCAAGTGCAATAGTTATCTTGGAGACTCTACCGCTTTCTCCTAACAGGAAACTAGACCGCCGCGCTTTACCTGCACCTGATTTACACAACCAATTATCGGATCGGTATGTCGCCCCACGTAACCCAATTGAGGAAATTGTGTCAGTAATTTGGGCGCAAGTGCTGAAAGTTGAGCCAGTTGGTATTCACGATAATTTCTTTGAACTTGGCGGACATTCTCTACTAGCAACGCAACTAGTTTCCCGCGTGCGTAGTAGCTTGAATATAGAATTACCCTTGCGGAGCGTATTTGCTGCGCCAACGGTTGCTGAATTATCCCAACACATTCAACAGTTGCAGCAACAGGATCTAACAACATCAGCCATCTTACCAAGAACAAAAGATGCAGAGTTACCACTGTCTTATGCTCAACAGCGTTTGTGGTTTTTAGACAAGTTAAATCCCAATAGTCCCTTCTATAACTTACTTGTTGCTTTGCGTCTAGTTGGAACTTTCAATCAAACTGCCTTAGAACACAGCTTACAAGAAATTATTTATCGTCACGAAGCATTACGCACTAACTTCATTACAGTTGATGGACAACCTTCTCAAGTGATTAGGGAACAGGGGTTAGTATCAGTATCAATTGTTGATTTGCAGCATCTACCGACAAGCGAAAAAGAAATCGCTTTGCAGCAATTAGCGCAACAACAAGGGCAACAACCTTTTAACCTAGTAGATGAATCATTAATCAGGACAACATTAGTACGGTTGTCCGAGAGAGAATACGCCTTGTTAGTGTTTATACATCACATTGTCTTTGATGGTTGGTCAATGGGTGTGTTTGTCCAAGAATTAATGGCACTATACAATGCTTATTCTCAAGGTCAGCCGTCACCTTTAACGCCATTGCCGATTCAGTATGCAGATTTTGCAATTTGGCAAAGACAGTGGTTACAAGCAGATGTATTACAAAAGCAACTAAATTACTGGCAAGAGCAACTAAAAGATGCACCAGCCTTGTTATCCCTACCGACAGACCGACCAAGACCGCCTGTGCAAACTTTCGTGGGCGCATATCAAAAGTTTCTAATTTCAGATGGGTTAACTGATGGGTTGACAAAACTGAGCCAAGAGCAAGGTTGTACTCTGTTTATGACGCTGTTGGCAGCATTCGATACCCTGCTTTATCGCTACTCAGGGCAAGAAGATATTTTGGTGGGTTCACCAATTGCTAACCGCGATCGCTCGGAGATAGAAGGGTTAATTGGCTTTTTTGTCAACACCCTAGTCATGCGTACCAACTTGGCAAACAATCCCAGTTTTTTGCAGTTGTTGAATCACGTTCGAGAAGTAGCTTTGGGAGCATACTCTCATCAGAATTTGCCGTTTGAAATGTTGGTGGAAGCATTACAACCAGAACGGAATCTCAGCCATACGCCTCTGTTTCAGGTGGTGTTCAACCTTCAGAATTCACCAGTACAGGAATTAGAGCTTGCTGGGTTAACTGTTAGTTCATTGCCAGTAGAAAGTACAACTACAAAGGTTGATTTGGCTTTATCGATGGAAAACACTACCCAAGGATTGTTGGGTGTGTGGGAGTACAATACTGACTTGTTTGATGCCAGCACAATTGAAAGAATGACTGGTCATTTTGTAACATTGCTGGAAGCAATTGTCACCAATCCTCAAGAGCGAATTTCCCAATTACCCCTGCTGACAGCAGTTGAGCAGCAGCAGTTATTGGTTGATTGGAATAATACATGGCTGGACTACCCTGAAAATAAGTGTATCCATCAATTATTTGAGGAACAGGTTGAGCGTACACCGGATGCTGTGGCAGTGGTGTTTGAGAATCAACAACTCACCTACCAACAGTTGAATTGTCGTGCTAACTCTTTAGCTCATTACTTGCGCTCATTCGGTGTAAAACCAGATACGCTGATAGGTATTTGTGTAGAGCGTTCTTTAGATATGGTAGTGGGACTACTGGGCATTCTCAAGGCTGGTGGTGCATATCTGCCACTTGACCCTGAGTATCCACCTGAACGCCTGAGCTTCATGTTAAAAGATGCTCAAGTTTCGCTACTGTTAACTCAGCAGCGACTCGTTGATAAACTTCCTCCAAATCAAGCAAAAGTTGTTTGTTTAGATGCAGTTTGGTCACAAATTGCCCAAAACAATCAAGATAACCCAGACAGTGGAGTTAGAGCTTTTCATCTGGCTAATGTGATTTACACTTCAGGCTCAACAGGTAGACCGAAAGGTGTGATGGTTGAGCATAAAGGACTATGCAACTTAGCTCAAGCTCAAATTCAAACGTTTGGCTTGACTTGGGATAGTCGCGTTCTTCAGTTTGCCTCCTTCAGTTTTGATGCTTCTATTTGGGAAATCGTCATGGCTTTTGGCTCAGGTGGAACGCTGTATCTGGGAACCAAAGACTCTCTATTGCCAGGAAAGCCATTAATTGAGCGATTACGTGATTATGCAATTACTCATGTCACCCTACCACCATCGGCACTAGCAGTTATGCCCGTGGATGAACTGCCAGCATTGCAAACAATCATTGTTGCCGGAGAAGCTTGTCCTGCGGAATTAATCAAGCAATGGTCTGTGGGCAGAAACTTCTTTAACGCCTACGGGCCGACAGAAGCGACTGTCTGTGCAACGATCGCCAAATGCACCCCAGAAGATGAGAAAATATCGATTGGAAAAGCGATCGCCAATACACAAGTTTACATCCTAGACCAAAATTTACAACCAGTACCCGTCGGTGTGCCAGGAGAGTTGCACATCGGTGGAGTCGGGTTAGCCAGAGGCTACCTCAACCGTCCCGAATTAACTCAGGAAAAATTCATTCCTAACCCCTTTGAAAGAGGCAGGGGGCAGGGAGCAGGGAGCAGGGGGACACATCAGCACTCAGCACTCGGCACTCAGCACTCAGCACTTTTATATAAAACTGGAGATTTGGCGCGTTATTTACCAGATGGCAATATTGAATATTTGGGACGAATTGATAACCAAGTAAAAATACGCGGTTTCCGCATTGAATTGGCAGAAATAGAAAACTTATTGGGACAGCATGGTGATGTACAAAACTGTTGTGTCATTGCTCATGAAGGAACCCCAGGTAATAAGCGTTTAATTGCCTATGTAGCGCCACAAAAAGATGTCACACTCACAACCGAAGAACTCCGTCAATTCTTGGCTAATCAATTGCCTGGTTATATGGTTCCAGCCGCTTTTGTCATACTAGAGTTCTTACCTTTGACACCTAACGGTAAAGTAGACCGTCGCGCTCTGCCTAACCCAGATTTACACCAAGAATCATTAGATTATGTAATGCCAAATACAGAAGTAGAAAGAATTATTGCTGGCATTTGGCAAAAAGCATTAGCTCTAGAAAATGTAGGAATTTACAATAATTTCTTTGAGTTTGGAGGTCATTCATTACTCCTAGTAAAAATCAATCAACAACTACAAAAAGAATTGGGTTTTGAACTATCAATAGTTGATATGTTTAACTACCCAACTATCCATAGCCTCAGCCAATATTTAGCTAGTAAAACCCAAAAAGAAAAAACTATTAAGGAAAACAATTATCGAACTCAAGCCCAGAGTGAAATTAAAGCTATCAGAAAACAGCAATTACAATCCAGACAACAATATCGCTCTCAGAAAAAAGGTGGAAGATGA